The Bradyrhizobium diazoefficiens genome contains the following window.
TAGTGCCGACCGTCCCCGGCGCGCGATCGATCCACTCGCGCCATGCAGCGTGCAGTACACGTCGGGCACGACGTCGCGCCCGAAAGCAGTCCTCTGGACCCATGCCAACGCGTTGTGGGGCGCCAAGATCAACGCCGCGCATGAGGATTTGCACGCCAGCGACGTGCATCAGACTTATCTGCCGCTGTTCCACACCAATGCGCTGGCCTACTCCATGCTGGCAACGCTGTGGGTCGGCGGATCTTGCGTGATCCAGCCGCGCTTCTCTGCGAGCCGGTTCTGGGGCGTCGCGCGGGAGCATGGTTCGACCTGGACCTCGACCATTCCGTTCTGCATGAAGGCGCTGCTCGAGCAGGAGATCCCCCCGGATCACAAATTCCGCCTGTGGGGCACCGCGATCAACGAGCCGCCGGCCTTTGCCGCGTTCGGCATCAAGATGATCGGCTGGTGGGGCATGACCGAGACCATCACCCACGGCATCATCGGCGAGGTCGACCAGCCGAACATCCCGATGTCGATCGGCCGCGCCGCGAGCGAATATCAGATCCGCATCGCCGACGATGACGGTCAGCCGACCGCGGTCGGCGACACCGGCAATCTCTCGATCAAGGGCATCGTCGGCCTGTCGCTGTTCGCCGAATATCTGCACAACGATAAGGCCACGCGCGAGAGCTTCGACGAACACGGCTTCTTCCTCACCGGCGATCGGGTCACGCGGCTGGAGAACGGCTTCATCAAGTTCGGCGACCGCGCCAAGGACATGCTGAAGGTCGGCGGCGAGAACGTCGCGGCCTCCGAGATCGAGCAGGTGATCGCCATCGTCCCCGGCGTGCGCGAGGCCGCGGTGGTGGCGAAGAAGCATCCGATGCTGGACGAGGTGCCGGTGGTCTTCGTCATCCCGCACGGCGGCGTCGCGGGCGCCGCGCCAGACCTGCATGACCGCGTGATGGCGGCCTGCCGCAGGGGCCTCGCCGACTTCAAGGTGCCGCGCGAGATCAGGCTCGTCGACGACATGCCGCGCTCGACGCTGGAGAAGGTGGCGAAGGCGGAGCTGCGGAAGTTGGTGGAGTGACGTCGCCGCGTCAGAACGACCCCAGCGCCACCGGGCGGAACGCCTGCAACAGCTGCTGGTCGAGCTTGCCGCCCATGCCTTCCATCATCGTGAACGCACGGGAGTGGGTGAAGGGCATGCGGTAGGCACGCTTCTCCACCAGGGCCGCGTAGATGTCGACGATGGTCGTCAGCCGCACAATGTCGCTGATCTGGTTCGACGACAGCCCGTTCGGATAGCCGGAGCCATCGAGGAATTCATGGTGATGCAGTACGACGTCGAGCATCTCCGGCGGGAAGCCGCCTTTCGATGCGAGCGCGTCATAGCCGCGGCGCGGATGCTGGCGGACCTCGTCCATCTCCTCGTCGGTGAGCTTGCCGGGCTTGTCGAGCAGCACCGAGGGAACGAAGGCCTTGCCGACATCGTGCAGCAGCGCGGCGCGGGTCAGGCGGCGCTGGTCGTCCTCGCGCATGCCGAGATGCTGCGCGAAGGCGACGGCGAAGCCGGTAACGAACAGGCAGTGGCGATAGCTGCCGACATGGTGGCAGCCGACGGTGGTGAGCCATTCGCGCAGCGAGGAGTGCTTGATCGCCTTCAGGATCTTGGCCTCGGCGGCGATGATCTCATCGAAGGTCAGCGGCACGCCGAGCGGCAGCTTCTCGAACATCTTCTTCAGCACCGCATGCGCTGCCTCGACGCCGCGGTTGAGCGTCTTGCCGCGATCGGTCGCGTCGTACATCGCGGTGTCCGGAAACGCGGCGCGGATGCGCTGCAGGATCGCCTCGGGCTGCAGCGGCCGCGCGATGGTGTCGGTGGCCCCTAATGCCCAGGCCTGCATCGAGCCGTGGTGAAGCGAATCGGCCAGCACGAACAGCCGCGGCATCGAATGGTAGGCGGCGCCGCGCAGCTTGTTGCGCACCCGCTGCACACTCTCGGGCGAGCGCAGATTGATGTCGACCACGAGGCCGGAGAGCTCGCGCGACGGCTGCTCGGGAATCCCCTGCGTCGTCACCGTCGAGACGTCGCCGACCGCCTTCAGGATACTGGCGAGCTCGGTGCTCGCATCGCTCCGGTCGGAGGCGAGCAGAAGCCGGCGTTTGGCGGCGGATTTGGCTGGCGCGTTCATGGCTTCCCCAAGAGCACGGGACTGGATTTGGCGTCAGCCTAAGCCGGATCAGGTTCTCCGGGCCTTAAGAGGCATGCTCAATGGAACCTGCCGGAATTGCGCGCAATTTTACGGATACGGTTCCCGTCAAAGCGGGAAAAACAACCCCATGCACAGTAGGATGGCCATTGAAAATGCTGGACTTTTTGCAATAAAAAAATCCGCCGGAGATTGCCCTCCGGCGGATCGTTTTGCTCGCAATGATGCCGGCCTTACGCCTTCATCGCGCTCTTCACGGCTTCGGCCGTGATCGGCAGCGCCCGGATGCGGGCGCCGGAGGCGTTGAAGATGGCGTTGCCGATGGCGGGCGCGACCACTGTCACCGCCGGCTCGCCGACGCCGGTGGCCTTTTCGCCATTGGCGATCACGGCGACCGCGACCTCCGGCACCTGGCTCATGCGCAAGGGCGTATAGCTGTCGAAGTTGGTCTGTTCGATGCCACCGTCCTTGAGTGTTGCCTTCTCGTACAGCGCCAGCGACAGGCCCCACAACGCCGCACCTTCGACCTGGGCGCGGATGTTGTCGGGATGCACCTGCGTGCCGACGTCGGTTGCGACCGTGAGCTTCTTCACGGTCACCTCGCCCGACGGTGCTACGGCGACATGCGCGACGCAAGCGGTCCAGCTTGCCGTCGCACGCTCCTGCGACGACACGCAGGCCACGCCCATGCCTTCACCTTTCGGCAGTTTCTTGGTGCCGTAACCGGCAAGGCCCATCGCGGCGAGCAGGGTGTTGCGCAGCCGCTGCGCGCCGCCGTCGTTCTTGCCGGAGCCGTCGAGCAGCGAGATGCGGAATTGCGCCGGATCCTTGCCGGTCGCGACCGCAATCTCGTCGATCATGCTCTCGACCGCCCAGAAGGTCCAACCCGGCGCCACCGAACGGAGCTGACCCGACGGGGTGGCGTTGTGCGCCATCTCGTTCTTGATCGCCCGCACATGATGGTTGGGCACGGTGTAGAAGAAGTCCGACCCGTTCACCGTGAAGGCATCGAGCGGTCCCTTCTTGTCGACCGAGGGCGACAGGAAGTCCGGAATACCCCAGCGCTGGGTCGGCCAGGCCGAGACTACGTCGTGGCTGAGCGCTATGAGCTTGGCGTCGCCGTCCACGCCGGCTTTCACTTTCTGGTAGGTGAGCGGACGCGAGAAATCCATCGTCATGTCGTTTTCGCGCGTGTAGATTACCTTCACCGGCTTGCCCACGGCCTTCGCCGCCTGCACCGCCGGCACCATCATGTCGGCGTCTAACCTGCGGCCGAAGCCGCCACCGAGCCACATCTGGTGCATCACCACGAATTTTGGATCGATTCCGGCGGCACCGGCTGCGATGGCGCCGGAGCGCGTCGCGAACTGGTTACCGGAATAGATGTGCAGGATGTCGCCCTTGAACTCCGCGGTGGCGTTCATCGGCTCCATCGGCGCATGGATGTTGATGCTGGTGGTGTATTCCGCCTCCAGCACCTTGGCCGCCGTGCCAAGGGCCGCCGCGGGATCGCCGTCCTTGACGAAGAACTGGCCGGAATCGTCGAGGCCCTGAAGCCGCTTGGCTTCCGCGTACAGCGATTCGCTCGACACCTTCGCGTTCGGGCCGCCGTCATAGCTGACCTTCAGCGCTGCTGCCGCCTTCTTGGCATTGGCATAGGTGTTGGCAACCGCAACCACCCAGCCCGTCGTGGTCTGGGTCTTGTCGTCGAGGATGACGGCCTTGATGAAGCCGGGCACGGACTTCGCAGCCGAATCGTCGACCGATTTTACCGTGGCGCCATAGCGCACCGGAGGCGTCACCACTGCGCCATAGGCCATGCCCGGAATCATCACGTCGATGCCGTATTTGGCCGTGCCGTTGGTCTTGGAGGGGATGTCGATCTGCGGCACCGATACACCGATCATGGTGTATTGATCCGGCGTCTTCAGCTTGATCGCCTTCAGCTCGTCCGGCGTGAAGGTCTTGGTCGCCTTGCCGCTCTTGACGATGTCGGCAAAGCTCATCTGCTTCTTCGATTTCGGATGCGAGATCATGGAGTCGCGAACGACGAGCTGGTCCTTGAAGTAGGGCGGCAAGCCCATGGCGGCGGCCGCCGCTTCCGTCAACGCCATCCGTCCGGCGGCACCAGCCCGGCTCATCGCGTCGAAGTTCATCATGGTCGACCAGCTTCCGCCGGTGATCTGCGCACCCAGCACGGGGTCGTTGAACTTCGGATCGTTGGACGCGAGATTGACCCGCATGTCGCTCCACTTCGCGCCCAGCTCCTCGCAGACGATCTGCGCCATGGTGGAGGCGATGTGCTGGCCCATGTCGGCCTTGCCACAGGTCACGGTGACCAGACCATCGGGCGAGATCGCGTACCAGACGCTCGGCTCGAAATTGGCGGGAGCCGCAGCGAGCGCTTCACCGATGCCGGGCACGCCGGCATAGCCGAGCACGAGGCCGGTTGCAGCGGTGCCGACCAGGAAGGAACGGCGGCTGAGATCCGATGTCTCGGGAGTTACGTTTT
Protein-coding sequences here:
- a CDS encoding AMP-binding protein, which produces MPNSQGAAGIVGPFDGLDVPWLLRMRAEVRSSHPFLIWAPFDAPARRWSYGEFHERVGALAAGLAGRGIKPGEYVLIHLDNCIEALLAWFACVELGAIAVTTNTRSAPAEIEYFADHCGAVAAITQPAYAEIIAQNCRNIRWMAVTSHDAGAASAQAVSRGDSFEELFADSADRPRRAIDPLAPCSVQYTSGTTSRPKAVLWTHANALWGAKINAAHEDLHASDVHQTYLPLFHTNALAYSMLATLWVGGSCVIQPRFSASRFWGVAREHGSTWTSTIPFCMKALLEQEIPPDHKFRLWGTAINEPPAFAAFGIKMIGWWGMTETITHGIIGEVDQPNIPMSIGRAASEYQIRIADDDGQPTAVGDTGNLSIKGIVGLSLFAEYLHNDKATRESFDEHGFFLTGDRVTRLENGFIKFGDRAKDMLKVGGENVAASEIEQVIAIVPGVREAAVVAKKHPMLDEVPVVFVIPHGGVAGAAPDLHDRVMAACRRGLADFKVPREIRLVDDMPRSTLEKVAKAELRKLVE
- a CDS encoding HD-GYP domain-containing protein; protein product: MNAPAKSAAKRRLLLASDRSDASTELASILKAVGDVSTVTTQGIPEQPSRELSGLVVDINLRSPESVQRVRNKLRGAAYHSMPRLFVLADSLHHGSMQAWALGATDTIARPLQPEAILQRIRAAFPDTAMYDATDRGKTLNRGVEAAHAVLKKMFEKLPLGVPLTFDEIIAAEAKILKAIKHSSLREWLTTVGCHHVGSYRHCLFVTGFAVAFAQHLGMREDDQRRLTRAALLHDVGKAFVPSVLLDKPGKLTDEEMDEVRQHPRRGYDALASKGGFPPEMLDVVLHHHEFLDGSGYPNGLSSNQISDIVRLTTIVDIYAALVEKRAYRMPFTHSRAFTMMEGMGGKLDQQLLQAFRPVALGSF
- a CDS encoding xanthine dehydrogenase family protein molybdopterin-binding subunit, yielding MNKHVKNVTPETSDLSRRSFLVGTAATGLVLGYAGVPGIGEALAAAPANFEPSVWYAISPDGLVTVTCGKADMGQHIASTMAQIVCEELGAKWSDMRVNLASNDPKFNDPVLGAQITGGSWSTMMNFDAMSRAGAAGRMALTEAAAAAMGLPPYFKDQLVVRDSMISHPKSKKQMSFADIVKSGKATKTFTPDELKAIKLKTPDQYTMIGVSVPQIDIPSKTNGTAKYGIDVMIPGMAYGAVVTPPVRYGATVKSVDDSAAKSVPGFIKAVILDDKTQTTTGWVVAVANTYANAKKAAAALKVSYDGGPNAKVSSESLYAEAKRLQGLDDSGQFFVKDGDPAAALGTAAKVLEAEYTTSINIHAPMEPMNATAEFKGDILHIYSGNQFATRSGAIAAGAAGIDPKFVVMHQMWLGGGFGRRLDADMMVPAVQAAKAVGKPVKVIYTRENDMTMDFSRPLTYQKVKAGVDGDAKLIALSHDVVSAWPTQRWGIPDFLSPSVDKKGPLDAFTVNGSDFFYTVPNHHVRAIKNEMAHNATPSGQLRSVAPGWTFWAVESMIDEIAVATGKDPAQFRISLLDGSGKNDGGAQRLRNTLLAAMGLAGYGTKKLPKGEGMGVACVSSQERATASWTACVAHVAVAPSGEVTVKKLTVATDVGTQVHPDNIRAQVEGAALWGLSLALYEKATLKDGGIEQTNFDSYTPLRMSQVPEVAVAVIANGEKATGVGEPAVTVVAPAIGNAIFNASGARIRALPITAEAVKSAMKA